A genomic region of Mustelus asterias unplaced genomic scaffold, sMusAst1.hap1.1 HAP1_SCAFFOLD_530, whole genome shotgun sequence contains the following coding sequences:
- the LOC144486954 gene encoding zinc finger protein 687-like isoform X2 translates to MMGDMTTPDFDDLLAAFDIPDLDPQGTIESGQEETPLKQPANKTPAPELAVQEEPVVSVIVKNSLSPKRCEPTAPAHHKEAHRFDASPLHNGFEAASVPKLAPPTANCDGWMAGRPRTGHGGEEPEGTPPFDPPGCPQDVAKERAGEGKEQEAERFSPHSPLFPIPPEPQASNSRMSSEEAEEKSPLGYSRSFTDEDQRTTNGKARSSSEEEEEKISDAESEEMEQSSEPEGSLPEEVRGEPVSYPEPVSPVSPWADHNPTASVTVSEDPRSPQEVSEGRPPLSPPESAAPRDSPKPFPSPPSLGRQAKKAPDSPRSVSSEDGGDDSSSRESSSTSSSRPLKVRIKTIKTSSGGIMRTVTRVSSDSELQGGQADEGGALPEAEPMDEGEGRSGKEEAPVPVPPLGDAAEVVSLQLGNGTIIKGTVLPAPGFHTASTAMLMAASIAQKATLAPAKAGGATKPVSKSVHLASLNLVPQTLSVAAPTKTLALAPKYVTPAGGSSSTTTLQLATKSTLPAHSQKAANGSPAPRSQSAPLVEAFHKLLNGKNPLPTYKPNLNPPADSCLKLPPAGYRCLECGDSFALERSLARHYDRRSMRIDVTCNHCAKRIVFFNRCSLMLHAREHKDKGLVMQCSNLVMKTISLDQMIGQPDVTPVLPLASSSSGPAKAGGKSTVGAEASSQQSLPVMPLYPDPALINCDNFSCTECEQPFADRVELAMHFQVGAPNTAAQVCQLCQMLLPSKCSYFAHYRLHKTKSPYICPECGGVCRAAHIQGHVKDVCFHFSRKVGYKCPQCGVVYGGVTSIKSHIQDMHCEAFHKCPICPMAFKSAPSAHSHIYTQHPGVSNQQAKVIHKCAMCDTVFTHQPLLSSHFDQHLSKQRVSVFKCPQCPVLYAQKRTMMEHIKSTHSNLKNDEVAPSRTVTKAAVKSSPDSTDISTDESSTSPKAVLSLQRRKEMRLKLKNAGWTCGQCQMWFPEREEYVTHMKRDHGKAMKKFPCRLCERSFCSAPSLRRHVRVNHEGIKRVYSCRHCTEGKRTFSSRLTLEKHLQVIHCINLADHAQDQENLFERVSIKVTPARPNVRYRPPE, encoded by the exons ATGATGGGTGATATGACGACTCCTGATTTTGACGACCTGTTGGCAGCCTTTGATATCCCCGATTTGGACCCGCAGGGCACCATCGAGTCGGGCCAGGAGGAAACCCCCCTCAAACAGCCCGCCAACAAGACGCCCGCCCCTGAGCTAGCCGTGCAGGAGGAGCCGGTGGTCAGTGTGATAGTCAAGAACAGCCTGAGCCCCAAGCGCTGCGAGCCCACGGCGCCCGCCCACCACAAGGAGGCCCACCGCTTTGACGCCAGCCCCCTGCACAACGGCTTCGAGGCCGCCTCGGTGCCCAAGCTGGCGCCGCCCACCGCCAACTGCGACGGCTGGATGGCCGGCCGGCCCAGGACGGGCCACGGGGGGGAAGAGCCGGAGGGAACCCCGCCCTTCGACCCGCCCGGCTGCCCGCAGGATGTGGCCAAggagcgggcgggcgaggggaaggAGCAGGAGGCTGAGCGCTTCTCCCCGcattcccccctcttccccatccCGCCGGAACCTCAGGCCTCCAATTCCCGAATGTCCAGCGAGGAGGCGGAGGAGAAGTCACCCCTTGGCTATTCGCGCAGCTTCACTGACGAGGACCAGAGGACGACAAACGGCAAAGCCAGATCCTCctcggaagaggaggaggagaagataTCGGACGCAGAATCCGAGGAGATGGAACAGAGCAGCGAGCCCGAGGGCAGCCTGCCCGAGGAAGTGAGGGGTGAGCCCGTCTCCTACCCCGAACCCGTCTCCCCCGTGTCGCCCTGGGCAGATCACAACCCCACTGCCAGCGTCACGGTGTCCGaggacccccgctccccccaggaGGTGTCCGAGGGGCGGCCGCCGCTGAGCCCCCCCGAGTCCGCGGCCCCCAGGGACAGCCCCAAGCCCTTCCCCTCGCCCCCGAGCCTGGGCAGGCAGGCGAAGAAGGCCCCCGACAGCCCGCGGAGCGTCTCGAGCGAGGACGGGGGcgatgacagcagcagcagggagtcCTCCTCGACCAGCTCCTCACGCCCCCTCAAGGTGAGAATCAAGACCATCAAGACATCCAGCGGGGGCATCATGCGGACGGTGACCCGGGTGTCGTCCGACTCGGAGCTGCAGGGCGGGCAGGCGGACGAGGGCGGGGCGCTTCCGGAGGCCGAGCCCATGGAcgaaggggaggggagaagcggcaAGGAGGAGGCGCCGGTCCCCGTTCCCCCGCTCGGCGACGCCGCGGAGGTGGTCAGCCTCCAACTGGGTAACGGCACCATCATCAAAGGGACGGTGCTGCCGGCGCCCGGCTTCCACACCGCAAGCACCGCCATGCTAATGGCGGCCAGCATCGCCCAGAAGGCCACGTTGGCGCCGGCGAAGGCGGGGGGCGCCACCAAGCCCGTCTCCAAGAGCGTCCACCTGGCCAGCCTTAACCTGGTGCCCCAGACACTCTCGGTGGCCGCCCCGACCAAAACGCTAGCCCTGGCGCCCAAGTACGTCACCCCTGCCGGTGGCAGTAGCAGCACCACCACCCTGCAGTTGGCCACCAAGTCCACGCTGCCGGCGCACTCCCAGAAGGCCGCCAACGGCTCGCCGGCACCTCGCAGCCAGTCGGCCCCCCTCGTGGAGGCCTTCCACAAGCTGCTGAACGGGAAGAACCCGCTGCCCACCTACAAACCCAACCTCAACCCGCCGGCCGACAGCTGCCTCAAGCTGCCCCCGGCCGGCTACCGCTgcctggagtgcggcgactcctTCGCCCTGGAGCGGAGCCTGGCCCGCCACTACGACCGTCGCAGCATGAGGATCGACGTGACGTGCAACCACTGCGCCAAGCGCATCGTCTTCTTCAACCGTTGCAGCTTGATGCTGCACGCCCGCGAGCACAAGGACAAGGGGCTGGTCATGCAGTGCTCCAACCTGGTCATGAAGACCATCAGCCTGGACCAGATGATCGGCCAGCCGGACGTCACCCCGGTGCTCCcgctggcctcctcctcctccggcccGGCCAAGGCCGGTGGGAAGAGCACCGTGGGGGCGGAGGCCAGCTCCCAGCAGAGCTTGCCCGTCATGCCCCTGTACCCCGACCCCGCCCTCATCAACTGCGACAACTTCAGCTGCACCGAGTGCGAGCAACCCTTCGCCGACCGGGTGGAGCTGGCCATGCACTTCCAAGTGGGGGCGCCCAACACTGCTGCACag GTTTGCCAGCTGTGCCAGATGCTGCTCCCCAGCAAGTGTAGCTACTTTGCTCACTACCGCCTGCACAAGACCAAGTCCCCGTACATCTGCCCCGAATGCGGAGGGGTTTGCCGAGCTGCCCACATCCAGGGGCACGTGAAAGACGTCTGCTTTCACTTTTCCCGCAAAGTCGGATACAA GTGCCCCCAGTGTGGAGTTGTGTACGGAGGGGTCACCTCGATCAAGTCTCACATTCAGGACATGCACTGCGAAGCCTTCCACAAGTGCCCGATATGCCCCATGGCGTTCAAGTCTGCCCCCAGCGCGCACTCTCACATCTACACGCAGCACCCAGGGGTCAGCAACCAACAAGCCAA AGTAATTCACAAGTGCGCCATGTGTGATACAGTTTTCACCCACCAGCCGTTGCTAAGCTCTCACTTTGACCAGCACCTGAGCAAGCAGCGAGTCAGTGTCTTCAAGTGCCCGCAGTGCCCAGTGCTTTACGCCCAGAAACGGACCATGATGGAGCACATCAAG AGCACCCATTCCAACTTGAAGAATGATGAGGTGGCTCCGAGTCGGACAGTCACCAAGGCAGCGGTGAAATCGAGCCCGGACTCCACAGACATCTCCACAGACGAGTCGTCCACCAGCCCCAAGGCCGTGCTCAGCCTCCAGCGCAGGAAGGAGATGAGACTGAAGCTGAAGAACGCTGGGTGGACCTGCGGGCAGTGCCAGATGTGGTTCCCGGAGCGCGAGGAGTATGTCACCCACATGAAGAGGGACCACGGCAAG GCAATGAAGAAGTTTCCTTGTCGACTCTGCGAGAGGTCGTTCTGTTCCGCGCCCAGCCTGCGAAGGCACGTCCGGGTCAACCACGAGGGGATCAAACGCGTCTACAGCTGCCG ACACTGCACAGAGGGCAAACGGACCTTCAGCAGCCGCCTGACCCTGGAGAAGCACCTTCAAGTCATCCACTGCATTAACTTGGCGGACCACGCGCAGGACCAGGAGAATCTCTTTGAGCGAGTGAGCATTAAGGTAACGCCAGCCAGACCAAATGTACGTTACAGACCTCCAGAGTAA
- the LOC144486954 gene encoding zinc finger protein 687-like isoform X1, whose product MMGDMTTPDFDDLLAAFDIPDLDPQGTIESGQEETPLKQPANKTPAPELAVQEEPVVSVIVKNSLSPKRCEPTAPAHHKEAHRFDASPLHNGFEAASVPKLAPPTANCDGWMAGRPRTGHGGEEPEGTPPFDPPGCPQDVAKERAGEGKEQEAERFSPHSPLFPIPPEPQASNSRMSSEEAEEKSPLGYSRSFTDEDQRTTNGKARSSSEEEEEKISDAESEEMEQSSEPEGSLPEEVRGEPVSYPEPVSPVSPWADHNPTASVTVSEDPRSPQEVSEGRPPLSPPESAAPRDSPKPFPSPPSLGRQAKKAPDSPRSVSSEDGGDDSSSRESSSTSSSRPLKVRIKTIKTSSGGIMRTVTRVSSDSELQGGQADEGGALPEAEPMDEGEGRSGKEEAPVPVPPLGDAAEVVSLQLGNGTIIKGTVLPAPGFHTASTAMLMAASIAQKATLAPAKAGGATKPVSKSVHLASLNLVPQTLSVAAPTKTLALAPKYVTPAGGSSSTTTLQLATKSTLPAHSQKAANGSPAPRSQSAPLVEAFHKLLNGKNPLPTYKPNLNPPADSCLKLPPAGYRCLECGDSFALERSLARHYDRRSMRIDVTCNHCAKRIVFFNRCSLMLHAREHKDKGLVMQCSNLVMKTISLDQMIGQPDVTPVLPLASSSSGPAKAGGKSTVGAEASSQQSLPVMPLYPDPALINCDNFSCTECEQPFADRVELAMHFQVGAPNTAAQVCQLCQMLLPSKCSYFAHYRLHKTKSPYICPECGGVCRAAHIQGHVKDVCFHFSRKVGYKCPQCGVVYGGVTSIKSHIQDMHCEAFHKCPICPMAFKSAPSAHSHIYTQHPGVSNQQAKVIHKCAMCDTVFTHQPLLSSHFDQHLSKQRVSVFKCPQCPVLYAQKRTMMEHIKSTHSNLKNDEVAPSRTVTKAAVKSSPDSTDISTDESSTSPKAVLSLQRRKEMRLKLKNAGWTCGQCQMWFPEREEYVTHMKRDHGKAMKKFPCRLCERSFCSAPSLRRHVRVNHEGIKRVYSCRHCTEGKRTFSSRLTLEKHLQVIHCINLADHAQDQENLFERVSIKTTIRKRPASRDGAERWGSEGSKSRKLNGSPPYRCMKCGFTTSSFSEFHQHIPQHRTGASSFQCRRCGLCFAAQLSLTRHLYIVHGLKESEGAKVTEDKGETEWIKLEGGVICDVCGKLFESVSLLKTHFRTHGMAFIKSKQNGLDK is encoded by the exons ATGATGGGTGATATGACGACTCCTGATTTTGACGACCTGTTGGCAGCCTTTGATATCCCCGATTTGGACCCGCAGGGCACCATCGAGTCGGGCCAGGAGGAAACCCCCCTCAAACAGCCCGCCAACAAGACGCCCGCCCCTGAGCTAGCCGTGCAGGAGGAGCCGGTGGTCAGTGTGATAGTCAAGAACAGCCTGAGCCCCAAGCGCTGCGAGCCCACGGCGCCCGCCCACCACAAGGAGGCCCACCGCTTTGACGCCAGCCCCCTGCACAACGGCTTCGAGGCCGCCTCGGTGCCCAAGCTGGCGCCGCCCACCGCCAACTGCGACGGCTGGATGGCCGGCCGGCCCAGGACGGGCCACGGGGGGGAAGAGCCGGAGGGAACCCCGCCCTTCGACCCGCCCGGCTGCCCGCAGGATGTGGCCAAggagcgggcgggcgaggggaaggAGCAGGAGGCTGAGCGCTTCTCCCCGcattcccccctcttccccatccCGCCGGAACCTCAGGCCTCCAATTCCCGAATGTCCAGCGAGGAGGCGGAGGAGAAGTCACCCCTTGGCTATTCGCGCAGCTTCACTGACGAGGACCAGAGGACGACAAACGGCAAAGCCAGATCCTCctcggaagaggaggaggagaagataTCGGACGCAGAATCCGAGGAGATGGAACAGAGCAGCGAGCCCGAGGGCAGCCTGCCCGAGGAAGTGAGGGGTGAGCCCGTCTCCTACCCCGAACCCGTCTCCCCCGTGTCGCCCTGGGCAGATCACAACCCCACTGCCAGCGTCACGGTGTCCGaggacccccgctccccccaggaGGTGTCCGAGGGGCGGCCGCCGCTGAGCCCCCCCGAGTCCGCGGCCCCCAGGGACAGCCCCAAGCCCTTCCCCTCGCCCCCGAGCCTGGGCAGGCAGGCGAAGAAGGCCCCCGACAGCCCGCGGAGCGTCTCGAGCGAGGACGGGGGcgatgacagcagcagcagggagtcCTCCTCGACCAGCTCCTCACGCCCCCTCAAGGTGAGAATCAAGACCATCAAGACATCCAGCGGGGGCATCATGCGGACGGTGACCCGGGTGTCGTCCGACTCGGAGCTGCAGGGCGGGCAGGCGGACGAGGGCGGGGCGCTTCCGGAGGCCGAGCCCATGGAcgaaggggaggggagaagcggcaAGGAGGAGGCGCCGGTCCCCGTTCCCCCGCTCGGCGACGCCGCGGAGGTGGTCAGCCTCCAACTGGGTAACGGCACCATCATCAAAGGGACGGTGCTGCCGGCGCCCGGCTTCCACACCGCAAGCACCGCCATGCTAATGGCGGCCAGCATCGCCCAGAAGGCCACGTTGGCGCCGGCGAAGGCGGGGGGCGCCACCAAGCCCGTCTCCAAGAGCGTCCACCTGGCCAGCCTTAACCTGGTGCCCCAGACACTCTCGGTGGCCGCCCCGACCAAAACGCTAGCCCTGGCGCCCAAGTACGTCACCCCTGCCGGTGGCAGTAGCAGCACCACCACCCTGCAGTTGGCCACCAAGTCCACGCTGCCGGCGCACTCCCAGAAGGCCGCCAACGGCTCGCCGGCACCTCGCAGCCAGTCGGCCCCCCTCGTGGAGGCCTTCCACAAGCTGCTGAACGGGAAGAACCCGCTGCCCACCTACAAACCCAACCTCAACCCGCCGGCCGACAGCTGCCTCAAGCTGCCCCCGGCCGGCTACCGCTgcctggagtgcggcgactcctTCGCCCTGGAGCGGAGCCTGGCCCGCCACTACGACCGTCGCAGCATGAGGATCGACGTGACGTGCAACCACTGCGCCAAGCGCATCGTCTTCTTCAACCGTTGCAGCTTGATGCTGCACGCCCGCGAGCACAAGGACAAGGGGCTGGTCATGCAGTGCTCCAACCTGGTCATGAAGACCATCAGCCTGGACCAGATGATCGGCCAGCCGGACGTCACCCCGGTGCTCCcgctggcctcctcctcctccggcccGGCCAAGGCCGGTGGGAAGAGCACCGTGGGGGCGGAGGCCAGCTCCCAGCAGAGCTTGCCCGTCATGCCCCTGTACCCCGACCCCGCCCTCATCAACTGCGACAACTTCAGCTGCACCGAGTGCGAGCAACCCTTCGCCGACCGGGTGGAGCTGGCCATGCACTTCCAAGTGGGGGCGCCCAACACTGCTGCACag GTTTGCCAGCTGTGCCAGATGCTGCTCCCCAGCAAGTGTAGCTACTTTGCTCACTACCGCCTGCACAAGACCAAGTCCCCGTACATCTGCCCCGAATGCGGAGGGGTTTGCCGAGCTGCCCACATCCAGGGGCACGTGAAAGACGTCTGCTTTCACTTTTCCCGCAAAGTCGGATACAA GTGCCCCCAGTGTGGAGTTGTGTACGGAGGGGTCACCTCGATCAAGTCTCACATTCAGGACATGCACTGCGAAGCCTTCCACAAGTGCCCGATATGCCCCATGGCGTTCAAGTCTGCCCCCAGCGCGCACTCTCACATCTACACGCAGCACCCAGGGGTCAGCAACCAACAAGCCAA AGTAATTCACAAGTGCGCCATGTGTGATACAGTTTTCACCCACCAGCCGTTGCTAAGCTCTCACTTTGACCAGCACCTGAGCAAGCAGCGAGTCAGTGTCTTCAAGTGCCCGCAGTGCCCAGTGCTTTACGCCCAGAAACGGACCATGATGGAGCACATCAAG AGCACCCATTCCAACTTGAAGAATGATGAGGTGGCTCCGAGTCGGACAGTCACCAAGGCAGCGGTGAAATCGAGCCCGGACTCCACAGACATCTCCACAGACGAGTCGTCCACCAGCCCCAAGGCCGTGCTCAGCCTCCAGCGCAGGAAGGAGATGAGACTGAAGCTGAAGAACGCTGGGTGGACCTGCGGGCAGTGCCAGATGTGGTTCCCGGAGCGCGAGGAGTATGTCACCCACATGAAGAGGGACCACGGCAAG GCAATGAAGAAGTTTCCTTGTCGACTCTGCGAGAGGTCGTTCTGTTCCGCGCCCAGCCTGCGAAGGCACGTCCGGGTCAACCACGAGGGGATCAAACGCGTCTACAGCTGCCG ACACTGCACAGAGGGCAAACGGACCTTCAGCAGCCGCCTGACCCTGGAGAAGCACCTTCAAGTCATCCACTGCATTAACTTGGCGGACCACGCGCAGGACCAGGAGAATCTCTTTGAGCGAGTGAGCATTAAG ACGACCATTCGCAAGCGGCCAGCCTCGCGCGACGGAGCGGAGCGCTGGGGCTCCGAGGGCAGCAAGAGCCGGAAGCTGAACGGGAGCCCGCcgtaccgatgcatgaaatgtggTTTCACCACCAGCAGTTTCTCCGAGTTCCACCAGCACATCCCCCAGCACAGGACAGGCGCCTCATCATTCCAGTGCCGCCGGTGTGGCCTCTGCTTCGCAGCGCAGCTCTCCTTAACCCGCCACCTCTACATTGTGCACGGGCTGAAGGAGTCGGAGGGGGCCAAGGTAACGGAGGAcaagggagagactgagtggatcAAACTGGAGGGGGGGGTGATCTGTGATGTGTGCGGCAAGCTGTTTGAGAGCGTGTCTTTGCTGAAGACACATTTCAGAACTCATGGAATGGCCTTCATCAAATCAAAGCAGAATGGTTTGGATAAGTAA